The Cygnus olor isolate bCygOlo1 chromosome 2, bCygOlo1.pri.v2, whole genome shotgun sequence genome contains the following window.
cggcctgtggagaggcccctggtggagcaggccgTCCCCCTGCAGCCACGGGTCACAGGATCCCAGAATCACcgaggttggaagagacctccaagatcacccagcccaacctctgacctaaccctaacaagccctccactaaaccacgtcactaagctctacatccAAACGTCTTTTAaggacctccagggatggggactccaccacctccccgggcagcccgtCCCAACGCCTCACAGCCCTTTCGGTGATGAAGTTCTGCCCAAcatccaacccaaacctcccctggcgcaacctgagcccattccccctcgtcccGTCAGCGGGAGCACAGACCAAGCCCCAGCTCGCTGCAGCCCCGTCAGGTACCTGCAGGgagcgatgaggtcgcccccgagcctcctcttccccggGCTGaacccccccggctcccccagcCGCCCCCCCACGGAGCCGATCCCCCCCTCACCTCGTGCGGGCCGTAGACCACGGCGAGCGCCTTGGTGTTGCCCTGCTCGATGTAGGCCGAGCCGTCGGGCTGCGCGAAGACGCCCATGCGGGCCCGCACCTTGCGCAGCTCGGCGGCGCGGCGCCCGTCGGCGCGGTACCCCTCGTCCGACAGCAGCTCCAGCGCCGCCAtcgccgccccggcccgcccccgtCGGCCTACGGCTCCCGGCACACCCCGCGCCGGACTACAGCTCCCGGCGTGCCCCGCGGCCACGCCCCCCGAGCCGCCGCCCCCTCCCTGGCCACGCCCCCCGAGGGGGCGGAGCGAGGCGCTGCCcggccgggaccgggaccgggaccgggaccggggagagggggcgggggcggggcggggacgGGACGGAACgggacgggaggggagggggcgggacgggacgggacgggcgGGACCGGGAGTACCGAGCAGGACCGGACCGGACCAGGTAGTACCGGACGGTACCGGGGGGTACCGGGCAGTACCGGACCGGGCAGTACCGGACCGGACCGGACCGCACCGGGCCGTACCGGACAGCACCGGACAGCACCGGGCAGTACCAGACCAGACCGGGCCGTACCGGGCAGCACCGGGCAGTACCGGACCGGACCAGGTAGTACCGGACCGGGCCGTACCGGACCGCACCGGGCAGTACCGGGCCGTACCGGGCACGACCAGACCGGACCGGGCAGTACCGGGCAGGACCGAGCAGTACCGGGCAGGACCGCCCCGCCATGGCGGCGCCAGTCCCCGCCGGCTTCCAGTTCGCCATCGACCGCGGCGGCACCTTCACCGACGTCTTCGCCCGCTGCCCCGGCGGCCGCGTCCGCGTCCTGAAGCTGCTCTCCGAGGACCCGAGCTACGGCGACGCCCCCACCGAGGGCATCCGCCGCGTCCTGCAGGAGGTGCGGCGCCGCGCCCGCCCCGggacccccgcagccccggcaccgggcgggggggggaccccTCCCGGCAGCACCGGCACCCCCACAGGTCCCTCCCCGCGGGATCCCCCGGGGACCTGAGGACTCTCCCGGGGACACCCTCGGGCCGTCCCCCCAGGACGCCCACCGGgaccctcccagctccctcctcgTGGTCCCCCGGTGCTGGACCCCACTCCCTGCACTGGTCCCGTGTCCCCCCCAGTGCCAgggtggctgctggggggcGGTGGGGTGGCGGGACCCCCGCTCCATGCCCGGTGGGGTGGTGGGGCGGTGGGACCCTCGCTCTGCATCCCTGGGGGCGGTGGGACCCCCACTCCTGCCCCCTGGGGTGGTAGGACCCCCACTTCGTGTCCCCAGGTGTGGTGGGCTGATGGGACCCCCACTTTGCAcccctgggggcaggggggcggTGGGACCCCTGCTCCGCACCCCTGGGGGCGGTGGGACCCCCGCTCCAtgtccccaggggcaggggggCGGCGGGACCCCCAGCTCTGCGCCCCCAGGAGCGGTGGGACCCCCTCTCCATGTCCCCGGGGGTGGtgggacaccccccccccccccccagttcgGCACCCCTGGGAGTGGTGGGACCCCCAGTCCGTGTCCCCGGGGGCGGTGGGGTGCTGGGACCCCCACCCCGCACCCCCACGGGGCTGAGCCGCGTCctcggggctgcggggctgagGCGGGGCCGTGGCAGGAGAGCGGGGTGCCGGTGCCACGCGAGCGCCCGCTGGACACGTCCCGCATCGAGTGGATCCGCATGGGCACCACGGTGGCCACCAACGCGCTGCTGGAGCGCCGGGGCGAGCGCGTGGCCCTGCTCGTCACCCGCGGCTTCCGCGACCTCCTGCACATCGGCACCCAGGCGCGCCCGCGCATCTTCGACCTGGTGAGAGGCGGCGCCGCGCCGGGATCGGGGCGGTGTGTCCCCGTCACCTGCAGCGGGATCGGGGTGGCATGTCCCTGTCACCTGCACTGGGATCGGGTGGCGTGTCCCCATCTCCTGCACCAGGGTCCAGGTAgcatgtccccatcccctgcaccGGGATCGGGGTGCCGTGTCCCCGTCACCCACACTGGGATCAGGGTGCTGTGTCACCACCACCTGCGCTGGGATCAGGGTGGCGTGTCCCTGTCACCTGCACCGGGATTGGGGTGCTGTGTCCCCATCTCCTGCACCGGGGCCAGGGTGCCGTGTCCCCGTCGCCTGCACCAGGATCTGGGTGCCGTGTCCCTGTCACCTGCACCGGGATTGGGGTGCTGTGTCCCCATAACCCACGCTGCAGTCGGGGGGCTGTGTCCCCGTCACCTGCACCGGGATCGGGGTGGCAGGTCCCTGCTGCCCGCGCTGTCCGTGCTCCGGGCAGCGTGTCGCAGTGCCCCACGCCCTCGGGGCTCCCGGCACCGCGTCCCTGTGACCCTCAGCATCCGGGCTGGGTGGCACGGCCCCGCCACCCGCgccgtgtccccgtgtccctcgCTGCCCGTGCTGGCGGTGCCGTGTCCCGGTCACCGTCCCGGCCGGTGCTCGTGCTGCCGCCTCCCCGCACACCCCGCGCCCACGCGGCGCCGCGTCCTCTGCCCGGCGCAGACGTCCTTGAAGGCCCCGGCTCCGCGTGGCCGCGTCCCGCCAGCGCCGCTGGGCCCCAGCGCGGCCCCgcgccagccccggccccgagccagcgcccgcccccccccctccccacgccGCCGGCGCTCGCGGTCACGGTCACGGCCGGCGCGGGCGCTCCCACCCCACGGCCACCGCCGGCCCCAACGCCCCGGAGCCGTGTCCGTGGCAGGGCCCCCCCGTGCCCGCCCGGTGCCGCCCGCCCACAGCCCGGTGTCGCGGCGCAGGAGGCGGCGATGCCCGCGGCGCTGTACGAGGAGGTGATCGAGGTGGACGAGCGGCTCATCccgcagcagcctggctgccgCCTGCCCGGCTCCGAGGCGCTGCCGCGGCTGGCAGGTGGGTGCTGGGCCGGGGACACCGGGGGAGACCGCGATGCCGAGCCCCCCCCGGATGCCCgcctgtccccaggctgcacCGGGGACACCCTGCTGCTGTGGCGGCCCCTGGACCTGACGGCGCTGCGGCGGGAGCTGGAGCGGGTGCTGGCACGCGGCATCCGCagcctggccgtgctgctgctgcactcctACGCGTGAGTGCCCGTGGGACGGGGGGCACTGGGTGACACGGGGACCCCGTCCCACCCCGTCCCCTCTCACCGGCAGCTGGCCGGGCCACGAGGAGCAGGTGGGGGCCTTGGCACGGGAGCTGGGCTTCCAGCACGTGTCCCTGTCCTCGGCGGTGACGGCGATGGCGCGGGCGGTGCCGCGGGGGCACACGGCGTGCGCCGACGCCTACCTCACGCCCTGCATCCGCCGGTACCTCGACGGCTTCTGCGCCGGCTTCGCCGAGCGGCTGCAGGTGAGTtggggctgggtgcaggggtAGGGGGTGCCCGGCCCCATAACTCACCCCACCGCCTGCCCGCCCCCAGGGCGTCCCGGTGCTCTTCATGCGCTCCGATGGCGGCCTGACACCCATGCAGCACTTCAGCGGTGCCCGCGCCGTGCTGTCGGGGCCTGCGGGTGGTGTGGTGGGCTACGCTGTCACCACGTACCGGCACCAGGACGGGCAGCCCGTCATCGGCTTCGACATGGGGGgtgagtggggctgggggccgggcgcggggggcgcggggccggggctgagccGCGCTCCCCAGGCACCTCGACGGACGTGAGCCGCTACGCCGGGGAGTACGAGCACGTCTTCGAGGCCACCACGGCCGGCGTCAGCATCCAGGCACCGCAGCTCGACATCAACACGgtggcggccggggggggctccaTGCTGTTCTTCaggtggggatgggatggggtggggtggggtggggtgggatgggatggggatgggggtgggatggggtggggtggggacaggatggggatgggatggggatggggatggggtggggtggggtggggacaggatggggatgggatggggtggggtggggcaGGGTGGGATGGGATTGGGAGGTCCCCCTCCCCACGCCGCTGTCTCCCCCTCCAGGTCCGGGCTCTTTGTGGTCGGCCCCGAGTCAGCCGGTGCCCACCCCGGCCCCGCCTGCTACCGGAAGGGTGAGCGGGGGACACGGGACAGTGGGGGCCATACCGTGGGGCCGCCCTcaccgtccccatccccgtcccatCCCCTCACGCAGGGGGGCCGCCGACCGTCACCGACGCCAACCTGTGCCTGGGCCGCCTGCTGCCCGAGTTCTTCCCCCGCATCTTCGGGCCGGGCGAGGACCAGCCGCTGTGCCGCGAGGCCGCGCTGCGGGCGCTGCAGGGCCTGGCCGCCCGGGTGGGCGCCGGCGCGCCCGGCCAGCAGCCGATGTCGGTGGAGGAGGTGGCCATGGGCTTCATCCGCGTGGCCAACGAGGCCATGTGCCGGCCCATCCGCGCCCTGACGCAGGTGGGCGCCGTGCCGCCGGGGGGTCCCTCCATCTCCATTCCTGCTGGTGCCAAATCACCgttttctcccccaaaacagGCGCGAGGCCATGACACCTCCCGCCACGTGCTGGCCTGCTTTGGGGGCGCGGGGGGACAGCACGCCTGCGCCATCGCCCGCGCCCTGGGCATGAAGAAGGTTTTCATCCACAAGTACGCGGGGGGCTAGGACGGGGTCCCCCAGCCCGGTctgggggcgcggggcgggcgctgaAGCCGCCGCCGGCGCTGGGTGCCCGCAGGTACAGCGGGGTGCTGTCGGCATACGGGATGGCGCTGGCAGACGTGGTGCACGAGGCGCAGGTGCCGTGTGCCCTCCGCTACGAGCCGGCCGCCTTCGCCCAGCTGGACGAGCGCATCGCCACGCTGGAGCAGGAGTGCCGGCAGGCGCTGGCAGCCCAGGGCTTCTCCAGGTGAGGGGTGGTCCCCAACGCGTCCCCACCATGTCGTGTgtcccccctcccagcccactGACCCCTTCCCAGCCCCGCAGCGACCAGATCCGGACCGAGGCGTTCCTGCACCTGCGCTACGAGCGCACCGACTGCGCCCTGATGTGCTCGGCCAAGGGGCACCCCCCGACCCCCCGCTCCTGCCGTGCCGGGGACTTCGCCACCGCCTTCGCCAGCCGGTGCGTCCCTACTGGCACCCCCAGTTCGGGGGGGGCTCCCCCACCCGGCCGCGCTCACCCCCTCCCCATGCCACAGGTACAGGACGGAGTTTGGCTTCACCATCCCCGACCGCGCCGTGGTGGTGGATGACGTGCGGGTGCGCGGCACCGGCAGCACCGGCATCAGCTGCGAGAGCCCGCTGGCACCCAGCGGGGAGCCGCCGCGCGTGGAGGCGGTGAGAGGGGGCGCGGGgtccggccccggccccccgtgGGGCTCTGGGTGAGGGGGGGCTCGGTGGGACTGGAGCTGCGCCGGCCCCGCAGGTGACGCGGTGCTACTTCGAGGAGGGGTACCTGGAGACGCCGGTgttcctgctggagcagctctcctgcgACCACTCCATCCCCGGCCCCGCCATCATCATCGACAAGAACAGGCAGGAGATGGGGGCTGGGGGGATCCCGGGGGGCTGGCGGGGACcctggggaggtggcagggacccgggggaggtggcagggatcctggggagctgggggggacctgagggggctggggggatcTGAGATAGCCGGAGGGACATCAGGATGCTGGCAGGGACCTTGGAGAGCTGGTGGGGTCCCTGGAGAGCTGGTGGGGACCccagggtgctggaggagggtccccagagagcaggggagggggcCTGTGGAGCCGGTGGGACCCCAGGGTGCTGGTGGGACCCCAGGATGGGATTCTGCATGGACCATGGGGACCCGGACGCCAGGGTTCCCTCCCTGTGGGGCCAAGGAGTGGAAGCgagccagccctgtccccattTTGGGCACGGCTCCGTGCTGCCCCTCACTGTGGGGCCCGGGCCACCCCCCCCAcgccgtccccccccccccccccagcaccatccTGGTGGAGCCGGGCTGCACCGCCAGCCTGACGGAGCTCGGCGACGTCTGCATCGCCGTGGGCTCGGGGCGGCCGAGCGCCGTGGGCACGCAGCTCGACCCCGTGCAGCTCTCCATCTTCTCCCACCGCTTCATGAGCATCGCAGGTGGGCACAGCCACTGGGGCGGGGGGCTCGTCCGGGGGGGGTAAAATGCAtctggtggggacagggaggcGACAGCGGGGCTCCGGGACGGCTCCGGTGCAGCTGGGGGactgctgggggggctgctgggggcctGCGCCCCCCACTCAGGGCCCTCCCGGCCCCTCGGTGCCCCCGCAGAGCAGATGGGCCGGATCCTGCAGCGCACGGCCATCTCCACCAACATCAAGGAGCGCCTGGACTTCTCCTGCGCCCTTTTTGGGCCGGACGGGGGGCTGGTGTCCAACGCCCCCCACATCCCCGTGCACCTGGGCGCCATGCAGGAGACCGTCCAGTTCCAGGTAAGGGGGTGCCTCGCgctccacccccccccaggcccctcCACAACCCccgtggggctgagcccccctgCCCACTGCCATCGCAGATCcgcaggctgggggacgacctgcgGGAGGGGGACGTGCTCCTGAGCAACCACCCCTGCGCCGGGGGCAGCCACCTGCCCGACCTGACCGTCATCACCCCCGTGAGTGCGGCACCCGGGGACACGCGGGgtgggggcaccggggggctccCCAGGGGCACCCCACAGACACCCTGGAGGTGGCCCCATGGGCACCCCATGGACAGCCCCAGAACATCATGGAGATGGTGATGGGCCACCATGGACACCCCTTGGCCACCACAGGgacaccctggggacaccctggggacATCCGGGGGACACCACGGGGACACCCTGGGGATACCCTGGGCGCAcctggggacaccccagggACACCCCGGGGACACCCTAGGGACGCACtggggacaccctggggacaccctgGGCGCCAGGCTCAGCGCCAGCCCCTCCGCAGGTCTTCTGGCCCGGCGTCCCCAAGCCCGTCTTCTTCGTGGCCAGCCGCGGGCACCACGCGGACATCGGGGGCATCACGCCCGGCTCCATGCCCCCCCACTCCAAGGCGCTGCACGAGGAGGGGGCCGTCTTCGTCTCCTTCAAGCTGGTGAAGGACGGCGTCTTCCAGGAGGAAGGTGGGTGtccggcggggcgcggggacggggacgggagCCATCGCCACCGCCCCACCACCGCTCACCCGTCCCCGCAGCGGTGACCGAGGCCCTGATGGCGCCGGGCCGCGTGGCGGGCTGCAGCGGGACCCGCAACCTGCAGGACAACCTCTCGGACCTGCGGGCGCAGGTGGCTGCCAACCAGAAGGGCATCCAGCTGGTGGCCGAGCTCATCGGCCTCTACGGCCTCGGCGTGGTGCAGGCGTACATGGGCCACATCCAGGTAGGgcccgcgccccctccccgcaccGCTGCTGCCACCCCGTTCCTGACGTTGTCCCGGTCCCCAGGCCAACGCGGAGCTGGCCGTGCGCGAGATGCTGAGGGGCTTCGCCGCCCGCTGGGGCGCAGCCGTGGAGGCTGAGGACCGCATGGACGACGGCTCCCCCATCCGGCTGCGGGTGCAGGTGGACCCCCAGGAGGTGCGCACAGggtggcggggccgggaggcAGCGTCCCCCCGCGTCCCACTGTGTCCTGCCACGTcccaccccgtgtcccccaccccgtgtcccccacCCCATGTCCCCCACCCTGTCCGTGCAGGGCAGCGCCGTGTTCGATTTCTCGGGCTCCGGGCACGAGGTGTACGGGAACTGCAACGCGCCCCGCGCCATCACGCTCTCGGCCCTCATCTACTGCCTGCGCTGCATGGTGGGGCAGGACATCCCGCTCAACCAGGTGGGCACCGCGGCCAGCACCGGGACCCCTGGCGTGGGGACACCCAGTCACATAGGGACCCCCGAGCACCGGGACCCCCAGCGTGGGGACACCCGGTCACATAGGGACCCCTGAGCACCAGGACCCCCGGTGTGGGGACACCCGGTCACACAGGGACCCCCAAGCACCGGGACCCCCAGCGTGGGGACACCCGGTCACATAGGGACTCCCGTCTTGGGGATACCTGGTCACATTGGGACCCCTGAGCACATAGGGACCCCTGGGCACCGGGACCACTGAGCTGcccacaggagcagggcagagccctgggggatGAGGGACGTTTGGGTAGGGGGTCCTGGGACCTTGTTTCTTGGGGCAGGGGCTTTTGGGGGCCCCGCTCTGCAGGCAGGTGGAGCCATGGGTCTGGGTGTTCACCCCCAGCTGtgtctctccccttccccccccaacccccccccagggctgcctggcCCCCGTGCGCGTCGTCATCCCCAAGGGCTCCATCCTGGACCCCTCGCCCGATGCCGCCGTGGTGGGGGGCAACGTGCTGACCTCGCAGCGGGTGGTGGACGTCATCTTCAAGGCTTTCGGGGTCTGCGCTGCCTCCCAGGTAGGGcaggggccggggagggggcgcggggccaGACCCGGcggctggggggtggggggggggccaTGCCCCTTCCCACGGCAcctctccccagggctgcatGAACAACGTCACCTTCGGGAACGAACGCGTGGGCTACTACGAGACGGtggcggggggcgcgggggctgGTCCCCGCTGGCACGGCCGCAGCGGGGTGCACACGCACATGACCAACACGCGCATCACCGACCCCGAGGTCCTGGAGCAGCGGTGGgtgcagggccgggggggggggggccacgCTCGGTCCTGCGCCGCCTGACCACGCGCCCCCCAGGTACCCCGTGGTCCTGCAGCGCTTCGAGCTGCGCCGCGGCTCGGGGGGCGCCGGGCGCTTCCGGGGGGGCGACGGCGTGTGCCGGGAGCTGCTCTTCCGCCAGGACATGGTGCTGTCGGTGCTGAGCGAGCGCCGCGCCATCCAGCCCTACGGCCTGCGAGGTGAGCCCTGTGCCCCACAGCGTGCCCCACAGCGTGCCCCACGGCGTGCCCCACGGCGTGCCCCACGGCGCCCCGCTCACCCCCTTGTCCCCGGCAGGCGGCAGCCCCGGCGCCCTGGGGCTCAACCTGCTGCTGCGCCGCGACGGGCGAGCCATCAACCTGGGCGCCAAGACATCGGTGCCGGTGCAGCCGGGGGTGAGATGCGTGTGCCCCCCCAGGCCCTTGTGCCCCttgtccgtccccccccccccccatgaccgcctgcctcctctcccttccGCAGGACGTCTTCTGCCTGCAGACCCCCGGTGGGGGTGGCTTTGGGCCCCCTGGGGATGCCGGGGACGCCGAGGATGGTGCGGAGCCGCCGGCTCCCCGGAGCTTTGCAGAGCGCGGGAGCCTCTTCGAGTACCGGCGGGCGCAGGAGGCCGTGTGAGGGCCCTGGGCCCCGAGCCGGGGGccgtggggcagccccagcctcagctACGCGTGCCCCATGGGGCAGCCCCCACCCTAGGTAGGCAGACCCCGTGGGGCAGCCCCAAGGCCAGGTACGCTCACCccgtggggcagccccagcccctggtACACCCCCGCcgaggagcagcccccagccccacacacgcacaccccagggggcagccccccgggaCCAGGTACGCACAGTCCGAGggcagccccgtgtccccacgtACGCACACcccggggggcagccccccaTCCCCATACGCACACTccctggggcagcccccccgGTCCCAGCTCTGCACA
Protein-coding sequences here:
- the OPLAH gene encoding 5-oxoprolinase isoform X1, which translates into the protein MAAPVPAGFQFAIDRGGTFTDVFARCPGGRVRVLKLLSEDPSYGDAPTEGIRRVLQEESGVPVPRERPLDTSRIEWIRMGTTVATNALLERRGERVALLVTRGFRDLLHIGTQARPRIFDLPGVAAQEAAMPAALYEEVIEVDERLIPQQPGCRLPGSEALPRLAGCTGDTLLLWRPLDLTALRRELERVLARGIRSLAVLLLHSYAWPGHEEQVGALARELGFQHVSLSSAVTAMARAVPRGHTACADAYLTPCIRRYLDGFCAGFAERLQGVPVLFMRSDGGLTPMQHFSGARAVLSGPAGGVVGYAVTTYRHQDGQPVIGFDMGGTSTDVSRYAGEYEHVFEATTAGVSIQAPQLDINTVAAGGGSMLFFRSGLFVVGPESAGAHPGPACYRKGGPPTVTDANLCLGRLLPEFFPRIFGPGEDQPLCREAALRALQGLAARVGAGAPGQQPMSVEEVAMGFIRVANEAMCRPIRALTQARGHDTSRHVLACFGGAGGQHACAIARALGMKKVFIHKYSGVLSAYGMALADVVHEAQVPCALRYEPAAFAQLDERIATLEQECRQALAAQGFSSDQIRTEAFLHLRYERTDCALMCSAKGHPPTPRSCRAGDFATAFASRYRTEFGFTIPDRAVVVDDVRVRGTGSTGISCESPLAPSGEPPRVEAVTRCYFEEGYLETPVFLLEQLSCDHSIPGPAIIIDKNSTILVEPGCTASLTELGDVCIAVGSGRPSAVGTQLDPVQLSIFSHRFMSIAEQMGRILQRTAISTNIKERLDFSCALFGPDGGLVSNAPHIPVHLGAMQETVQFQIRRLGDDLREGDVLLSNHPCAGGSHLPDLTVITPVFWPGVPKPVFFVASRGHHADIGGITPGSMPPHSKALHEEGAVFVSFKLVKDGVFQEEAVTEALMAPGRVAGCSGTRNLQDNLSDLRAQVAANQKGIQLVAELIGLYGLGVVQAYMGHIQANAELAVREMLRGFAARWGAAVEAEDRMDDGSPIRLRVQVDPQEGSAVFDFSGSGHEVYGNCNAPRAITLSALIYCLRCMVGQDIPLNQGCLAPVRVVIPKGSILDPSPDAAVVGGNVLTSQRVVDVIFKAFGVCAASQGCMNNVTFGNERVGYYETVAGGAGAGPRWHGRSGVHTHMTNTRITDPEVLEQRYPVVLQRFELRRGSGGAGRFRGGDGVCRELLFRQDMVLSVLSERRAIQPYGLRGGSPGALGLNLLLRRDGRAINLGAKTSVPVQPGDVFCLQTPGGGGFGPPGDAGDAEDGAEPPAPRSFAERGSLFEYRRAQEAV
- the OPLAH gene encoding 5-oxoprolinase isoform X2, yielding MAAPVPAGFQFAIDRGGTFTDVFARCPGGRVRVLKLLSEDPSYGDAPTEGIRRVLQEESGVPVPRERPLDTSRIEWIRMGTTVATNALLERRGERVALLVTRGFRDLLHIGTQARPRIFDLEAAMPAALYEEVIEVDERLIPQQPGCRLPGSEALPRLAGCTGDTLLLWRPLDLTALRRELERVLARGIRSLAVLLLHSYAWPGHEEQVGALARELGFQHVSLSSAVTAMARAVPRGHTACADAYLTPCIRRYLDGFCAGFAERLQGVPVLFMRSDGGLTPMQHFSGARAVLSGPAGGVVGYAVTTYRHQDGQPVIGFDMGGTSTDVSRYAGEYEHVFEATTAGVSIQAPQLDINTVAAGGGSMLFFRSGLFVVGPESAGAHPGPACYRKGGPPTVTDANLCLGRLLPEFFPRIFGPGEDQPLCREAALRALQGLAARVGAGAPGQQPMSVEEVAMGFIRVANEAMCRPIRALTQARGHDTSRHVLACFGGAGGQHACAIARALGMKKVFIHKYSGVLSAYGMALADVVHEAQVPCALRYEPAAFAQLDERIATLEQECRQALAAQGFSSDQIRTEAFLHLRYERTDCALMCSAKGHPPTPRSCRAGDFATAFASRYRTEFGFTIPDRAVVVDDVRVRGTGSTGISCESPLAPSGEPPRVEAVTRCYFEEGYLETPVFLLEQLSCDHSIPGPAIIIDKNSTILVEPGCTASLTELGDVCIAVGSGRPSAVGTQLDPVQLSIFSHRFMSIAEQMGRILQRTAISTNIKERLDFSCALFGPDGGLVSNAPHIPVHLGAMQETVQFQIRRLGDDLREGDVLLSNHPCAGGSHLPDLTVITPVFWPGVPKPVFFVASRGHHADIGGITPGSMPPHSKALHEEGAVFVSFKLVKDGVFQEEAVTEALMAPGRVAGCSGTRNLQDNLSDLRAQVAANQKGIQLVAELIGLYGLGVVQAYMGHIQANAELAVREMLRGFAARWGAAVEAEDRMDDGSPIRLRVQVDPQEGSAVFDFSGSGHEVYGNCNAPRAITLSALIYCLRCMVGQDIPLNQGCLAPVRVVIPKGSILDPSPDAAVVGGNVLTSQRVVDVIFKAFGVCAASQGCMNNVTFGNERVGYYETVAGGAGAGPRWHGRSGVHTHMTNTRITDPEVLEQRYPVVLQRFELRRGSGGAGRFRGGDGVCRELLFRQDMVLSVLSERRAIQPYGLRGGSPGALGLNLLLRRDGRAINLGAKTSVPVQPGDVFCLQTPGGGGFGPPGDAGDAEDGAEPPAPRSFAERGSLFEYRRAQEAV